Genomic segment of Tiliqua scincoides isolate rTilSci1 chromosome 1, rTilSci1.hap2, whole genome shotgun sequence:
ATAGGATTGTGGGTCACAAGAAATGTGCTTTGTGCATCTACTTTTTGAATTCACATCTGCATTTTACTGGTTTCCATTGTTACATTCTGGAACACACCTTGGGCAACATCCTCTGTTTAATTGTATTAGAATTTTCCTCAGGAAGAAATACCCTTTATAATTGTGTGCCAGGATGGCTCATATCAGCACCCACATGGATCCCTATTGACTCACCAGGTTGCACATTTACTCACCAGTACAGAAACCTCTGGATTCCTTGGCTCAATTCACAGTAAttagattaagggcccagtcctatccaaatttccaatgccaatgcagccccaaagtaacaaatgttcctttaccttggggaggcctcagtgacttCCCCCTCACCACAATATGCAgggcataccccactggcacggttacatcagtgctggaaagttggatagaatttgaccCTAAGACCCCTATCCTCTCCCCCCTGCTGAATCACCTATGCTGCCCAGTGAATGCATTTAAATTTTGGTTCTGGGCTCTTTTCTAATTAGAAAGTCTGCTAAACGAAGCAGCACTACAATATTATGAAGTCTCAGAAGTATGCAGGTGTTAGCTGGTAGAGACCTGCTGAGGTAAATTGGGGCAGAACAAAtttcacaaaggaaaaaaaaagcaccctTGGATTGGAGTGGATTTATGAATCCAACCAGTACTATCTATGTTGGTATCAAATTTTTTTAAGCCAATTCCGATTAAAGATAGACATCTTTTCTGAGATGTGCCAGTGACGTTAACGCTAGAACAGGATGTTCTAACCAGATGGTATTGCCCTGATGCAAGGGAAAGAGGCCTTATCAGTTTACTTTGTTAATTCATTATTCATTCTTTTGAACGTGGTAGCACAATGAGAGGGAGTTCTGCAGAAACTGTCTGGTGAAAACAATGCCAGTTCTTCCATCCCAGTTCATTGCAATGTGTTTTAGAACAACACAAAGTGTGAGTTTTTTGATCCTTTAATTGTCAATTTAGAAAAGTGTAAAGTTTTTTAATATGGTTGtatggtttgagaaccacagttgatacaggtttgtttatttattgcatATGCGTAATAtgtttgctgctgctaccaaaagcttTGTTAAGCAAGTTGGTGATGGAGGTCGACTAGTTCCTGTTCGTAGTCTCAGTGAAGCAGATAAATATCAACCCCTCGGCCTTGTTCTCAAGAAGAAAAActgttttctttccaaaaagTCCAAATTTGTTTCAACACCATTCAGCCTAAAAGACATTcttcaaggagagaaagaaatTTCAGCTGGTAagcgtgttttttttaaaacttatcaaTGCATATaacatattattattactattttataataataataaatagtattATACtaatattattagtattattatacCAGAATTACTATTTATTGTTGTTTATATTACAAATGCTATATGCTAATTGTCAGAGGCATAACTGAATGAATGGAAAACCGTATAGCATTTGACTGTATGAAAGATAATAGCCTAAACTTTCATAATGAGAAATCAAACAGATGCTGCAAATATAAACAAGCAGAATAGAAAAAGAACCCTTAAATGTTTACATTTAAAACATTATATCAAATGTTTCAATGTTGAGGAATAAATTTTAGGAACTCCTAAGTACTTTTTATGATTAAAAAATGACTTCACTGTTCAGCGTGATCTCAAAGTAAATTCCTTTTAAATGTGTTGGCATATAGCACCTGTCAATTATTTGCAGTGTGATCCTAAGTAcatttgctcagaagcaagtctcactgggTACAGTGGAACTTCCtgtttaggatttcagctttaatattatattatagcaTGTCATGGTTTTAATGTCAACTTCTGTTAAACATTTACATTTGGAAAAGGGTGAGATCACTGCATGACAAAGCTGTTTCCCCCACTGGCTGCACTCTCCAGTTACTTGTGGTGTGGAGCTCTCCAGAGCTATCGTTTTCAATAACATGACAGAGGTATCATTAGAGCTCTCCAGAAATGCATTATCCATGTCTTTGTCCTCATAGGCACTGTTTGCAGAGAGTACATATTAGAGTCCCTGTGATAACAGCTGCATACGTAGTCCGATGTTACAGATAAGgaccttacagtgcaatcttatgaatgtctactcagacgtaagtcccgttgcattcagtggggcttactcccaggaaagcatgttgtataggattgtagccatagctGAATTTGTTTAAACACATACGCAGAGTACAACTTCAGTAGCCTGCTACGTTTAGGACATAGGTGGTATTGGATTATCCAAGATACACTAAGGTGGCTGTCTCCCAATTATGTAACTCCCTCTCTCTGAAAGATTCCTGAAATCCATGCCTGATAGACTGAACATCTTCtgaaagagttctaaaaagaacTGGCTTTACCATGGTTAGTGTTAAACTGCAAGTGAGTTGAGGGCTTGTAATAAAACTGTGGTAAAATTTTATGGTGTCATTAATTTTTTTGTGCATTTAAATTGTTACCTTTCCTGCTGAGCCTTTGAGATGGGGcaaattataaaaataaattaataggaTTTGTATAACTGACAGTCCAATCTCATCTGGGCTGCTGCACTGTGGTACAGTGGTGCAAAAATGGCCACCCGCGGGGCTAGGGatgcagccggaggtctcctttgggtaagggaatatcagttcctttaccctgtgtcagAACCAGACAgtccctatggggttacttggagcTGCATCAGCTCCATAGCTGGGCCAGATTAGAGTAGTCCATGTAGGGCAGtcaggtgagggagggaggataggatttggcagcagctttcTTCACATTTCAGCAAGCAACTTTTCCCTCCACAGGTATTTCATCCTACCAGTTACTGAATTATGAAGACAAATCAGATGTAACAACACTCAATGGTAGACATGGAAATCACCTCATAACTTCTGCTGGGGTCAATATTGCTGGATCAGATTCTCTAGCAGTGAAGGCTTCATTTGGCATTGTAACTAAACATGAAGTTGAAGTACCAGTTTTACTCAGACAACTTACCAGTAGGTTAGTATTATCTTTTTACTACTTTTCTATTCCTTTGCTACTCTGTAGCTGTACTTTGCAAATTAGCCCTGAAACACACTTGGGTATTTCACGAATGCAACATttttggcccaatcttatcatAGGGCTGCCCTGCCAGAACTCAGCAGTGCAGCCTGACTTACAGTGTTGCAAAATGCAGTGCAACAAGTGGCAATGGCTGTGTGGCAGCAGCCCTCTTGGCACTGGTAAATCAGAGGTGGGGGCAGGCCTTGGGCAAGTAGAGGCAGGGTGGGCCTGGGGCATTTTGGGGGAAGaaccaggggtggggaaggatagaTCTAGCAGCAATtgtgcacactggatcttatcccctctttttaaaaagtcccctccccattcctctccttagacatatgccaccaaaagtgaCCACCCTGaagaatgcagcacacgctctgGTGGCATTAGTGTGTcatcagggcaggggggaggttagataggattgggctgtaggtcaattattttctctttattttagaAGAATTAACTATGAACACTGCCTTGTTCGTCAATCACGTGAAAGTAAGAGGACAGTTCTTTGTGTGGTTATGGAAAGTATCCGAACGACACGACAGTGTTCACTTTCTGTGCATGCTGGCATGAGGGGCGACACAATGAGGGTAAGCATTTTTAACTAGGTTACTTATGGATAGTGAAAAGTGAACTGGTGGATTTAAATACATTTAACTCTATGTTGCCTTGTTATCCATGTATATTAACAATCCTCTGTCCAAGAAATAATGAAAGAGGAAGTGATTTACATAGGAGACATTCAGGAGTATGGTTCTTACTTCATATGCACTTATGTGTGGTTTCTCTTGGATTCATCAGTTCAgtattttgctgtttttattgttgcatttcagtggttccaaactctctgggagtgttTGGGCTGCTGTAAGTGCTTACAGGGGAGGGGCGACGGCAGCAGTGGGATGTCTGGGATTGCACCGCCGCCATAGATAAAACGGCTTTTTTTACACTTACTGTGGGTTgctgtggccctctggagagtgcaggctccctgcaccctcctctgCAGACCTCCCTGCTCTTCAGAACAGCTAAAAAATGCAGTCACAACCCACTTCGGGTTTgcgtcacaaaaccagaagtgggtctcaATCACATTTTTTTGGTAATTTTGAGCAGCTgagaagcctgcagagggggctgtgggctctccacaccctctggagagccataacAACCCTCAGTAAGTGTAACAAAAGCCCGTTAGTCCCTGGCGGCAGCACAATCCCAGAGGTCAAATTGCCATTCTTGCCCCACCACTTAAGGGGACAGCTTCCcaagctggggcatcatgacgccctggtttgggaacctctgctgtatttttaaaaaaggtagacaatttagggcccaaatgtatccaactttccagcactggtgcagctgcattgtagccctgaggtaagggaacaaatgtttccatatcttgaagaggcctctgtgattgcctccccaccacaggatgcagtgcacaccccattggcatagctgcaccggcactgaaaaattggatatgCCCTCAGTAAAGAGATTtagtttaaataaacaaataaaaagaaataaaaggggGTCCTATCAATGTAAGTTAACTCTTAAGAGAGTTCATTTTGTACATACACAGGGCTGTGAATAACTTTTATCTGACTTGCACCTTAGTTTTGATATTACACTTACTGTTGTAAAGAAACTGAGAAATCCTATTTTCAGTAGAATTCCACGGCAATAATAGTGGTAGTGTTGGTGGTGGTTCTTCGTTAGCTGCGTTTGACTTTAAATTTAGGAGTTATACCAAATGTCCAGATGTGATGTTTTCTAGCAGTTAATTTATTGTGTATTTTTATTCgaaatgttttcattttcaagATGTATATCAATAtaatacttttttcttttaaaacacagTTTCACATTATTGATGACCATAATTATAAGGGACGCGACAAAGCTATTGTCTTTCCTGCACATACAACTATTGCATTTAGTGTGTTTGAGCTTTATATTCACTTAGATGGTAATTTTGGTAAGTCATCTCCTTATTTTGCAATTATGATTGCCACTGTTTGTAAAAGGTGATgcaataaagcaggggtgcccaaacccctgcctgggggtCACTTGTGGTCCTTGGGGGCTtccaatccagcctgtggggagtcctcaagtctccaatgagcctctggccctctggagacctgctggagcctgtgctggcctgacgcaactactctcagtgtgacgacgactgtttgacctcttacctgagctgtgggacgagggcttcctccactacttgctgtttcacgtgatgcagcagtggcagcaaagtaaaggctggccttgctttgtgcaaggccttttataggccttgagctgttgcaagacctccattcattcatataagttccatctctaatatattcatttatgtaaatttattcaaattttaaatagtaaattaattctttttttccccagcccccgacacagtgtcagagagatgatgtggccctcctgccaaaatgtttgtacaCCCCTGTACTAAAGCAACACAATTACACTTATTGTTAAAGCTTGTTCTTCTATTTTGCCACCCATCACCTGCAGTCGTATTACATAACTGTTCCTTAGCGTGTGCTTGGTGTTGACAGTGTACTAAGTGGCACTTCGATACTTTAttcctgcaatcctatacacactgtcctgggagtaaattatgcaattgaatacaatggaatttatttctgaataaccttgtataggattgcactacaaaTCAGTCAGAGAGGGTTGCACCAAACAGCTGATTCTATATTGAATAACAGACACTAGACCAGAGCTTGCAGCTGCAAGCTTTGTAACATAATGGAACAGGGATTTGAAGCCTGGATCACTTTCCTTAACACTGTGCAACTCTTACAATTGAACGACGTGCTGGGAGTTAGGGTAGGCTTAGGCTGCCTAGCAGATAGGAATGATCATAAACTACTAAACATGTTTATGGATAAATTTAATACTTGTCTTCATAACATGCCTGCTTTCTGCCACTACCCATTTGACACCAATACATGAACAGCCACATGCAACTGTTGTGTGGCATGTGATTAGTACATCATACCAGTGGGTGGCTTTACATGTTCACCTTAGAATTGCAAAATAGATAGTTATATGGATCCCAACTGCACCTGGCGGAATGATGGTTTACATCCGACTGTGTATTCCAGTAAGGGTGCATATCTGCATTGATCCTGGTTGCAGGGTTCTCAGTCCGTCAAGAAGTCTGTGCTTGGAAGTTTCAATCCAGTTGCATCCAAATTTCCCTTACTAGATAAGCATGATTGTGTTTTATTTGAAGTTGCATCTCTTCCTAATAGCAATTTAATATAACCTTTCTATTAAAGTTACCAACCAAAATAACTTTTTGCAATAAATGTGTTTTGAAATTGTACAGCTTCTGAATATCACTGTTTCAAATAGTTTCTCTGttatgtgtttttccccccagaactCTGTGTCACTCCAGAATCAAAAGGAGGATTTGAAAAAGAGCCATCAACATCATTTTCCCTAACGAAATTAAAGAATACTCTGTTTTATCGAAGTATGATGCTTGATATTTATGAGCATTGTGCTAACGGATCTGGTTTGCAGTTTATTTAATTGATGATTGGTGTATAAGGTCATGCTTTGAACAGCACTGAGAACATTAAATTATAATTTTGCACCAGAGCAATACCAGCATGGCTGTTACCCAGTCTAATTAAAACAATAGCAGAGTTTTCAAAATACGTGTGGTGCATCAATTTTTAATTGTAGTGAACATCATAATGATGTTACTTAATataaaaatgtcttttaaaattgttttaattgctgATCCTATCCATATTAATTGTATTATTATATTTAGTAAGCTCTGAATTCCTTTTAAAATGTACAGCAATAATATTGCTCTTTCTATGAAATGGCAATATTACAGTATTTTAATTGTTGCATATCCCAGTGCTTGTGATCTCTGCTACAAAATGTAGGACCCCATCCTGGTAGGGGTCATATGTACATGGAAGAAATTTTATATTTGCATATTTCTAGCTGAATGAGAAACTGTATGCAAATATATGAACAGCCACAACTAGAATTTAATAGTCTAATCCTAAcaaatctcccctcccccactgatggagctgtgccaacacagcacatgctgtatcctgcgaGGGATAGTCTTGGacgcctcttcaaggtaagggaacatttattccctgaccttggggtaagcctccacttccctAATAGGTCTATTCGGACCTGTGCAagctcttcagctggtgcaactCTGAGTGAACCTGACGTGAtggattgaagctgggaaggggaatagggtattggtggagctgctgccactagTAACTGCTCACATCCAGCCTTCAGCACACTCACATCCCTGCCCTGTCCTCATCCCATTCTTCCTGTCTGCCCCCCACATCATTGTACCAGTGCTGGGGCATCCTTGCAGCCTGCTATCAGGTGCTCTTGCTTTTTCCAGCAGTGTGGCCCAGTTGCACACAATAGGACATCACATTTTGTGATGCAGGAAAGTCTACTGCgctgctggaatgtgagttcttATAGAGAGGCAGCCtattaggattaggcccttagtgcTAGTGCTGATCAGATGTTAAGAGGAGTGGGTGGTTGGATTTAGTTCACATCTGCTCCCAGCTAGAATATACAGTATGTATGCACACAATTGGATCAGGGTCATAAGGTATAGTAAGTGCTCTAGTTGTTGCTGGGTAATATTACGTTGCCACAAGACTCTTAGGCCCTAGTCTCACCTAGTCCACATTATACGCGTAGATTGTTTCTTGTCACTGAATGATTCTAAGGTGAAAGGCCTCAGGGTCACTCAAGAATTTTGAAGTAGAACTACTTGTACAAGCCATCATAAATGTCATGTGTGAATGATACAGGGGAACTGCATACGGGTACTTTCTTTTGAGAAAATTACAACAACATTGATCGTAAATGTAAAATGTGAACAAGCCCAAACAGTGTATTTCTAAGGTCAGAACCTGGATCAGAAAAAATATCCAGAAACTGTTCTTGAAGCACTGGTGTTCcccgggacacacacacacaaaatactacGTTTTTCAAGCAcctgaatgctggtgtaaagtggcccctccccctcacctgcagAGCCATTAGGAGCAGAGAGAGCGAAGCAGAGATGCCTCTGCCTCTGAATGGCTGTGCAGgtgaggggaggggccattttACTCCAGCATTCAAGCACTTGAAATACttagcgttttgccccccccaggaAAGCAAGTGTCTTGAAGCGCAGATTCTGAAAATTTCTAGTCAGCAAAGCAATGCTCTGCAATTGTCAGATGCTTATGTTCACTTTACAAGATGATTTATGATAAAAATAGAAGGGTTAGAACTAGCAGCTAAAAGATGATGGAGCCCTCCATGTTGAATAAGTAAAACAATATTATCAGTCCACATGGCTTACGTATGAACTTATTAGAATCATAGTTCTATTACTGTAGATTCAGGACTGCAGAAGCAGTCTGTATTATTCTCAGTGGGTAGCAATATAATGTGCCATTTAGAAGTTAGCAATATTTCTTGTgtgtctcttttcttttttacagacaAAAGGGTAATGAATATCATTGCTCATCCAGATAATAATTACTTAGATGACCTTTTTGCAGACTACTACGAAAAAGCTGCAAGCATAACGGACATCTCTGCAAACTATCTCCAAGATGGGACTCATATACGAGTGAATTTACTCAATAACAACATCCCCAAAGGTCCTTGCTCCTTGTGTGGAATGGGGAGTTGTAGAAGGGAAACAGTCTATGGTTGTCTGGAGTGTTCTTCTAATGGACAGAAGTTTGTACGCCTGCATGCGGTGCCTTGTTTTGATCTATGGCACAAGAGAgtgaaataaaaaagtcttctcCATGCCTTGCTGTAGATTTAGGTATGATTGTGCCACAGACTTCCTAGGGAGTTGTGATTGTGGAAGCCTAAAATATGGCGCCACAAATGTTTTCTCTCCTTTCATGTTTTGAAAgcaatatttttttctgcaatgTAAATGATCACAATTCAGGTCTATCTTCATAGACTCACTTggcaaatgttttgtttttggatAATGCTTTCTAATTGTGTAATTCATACTAGCTAGTGCATAGGTCTTTAGTTAGAATGTCaaaatagcattttttaaaacaatctctACATGTTTTCAATGAATGTACTGAGAAAGTTGTGTACAGTATTTGTAAGAGTAACACAGAAACGCTTGCTTTTCTGTAACAAAGAATGTGTTTTACCTTAACTACACCATAGCATGATACTAAGAAAACAGTTGAATTATTTATTGATGGCATAAATACTTAATTGAAGTATCAGATTAAGAACATGTTTGTGTTTGCTCTGTTTAAAGATACATTCAGaggacaatcctatgcctgtttactcagaagtaaggccactGTGATCAATAGGACTTATACTCAGGAAACtattataacagtgtttctcaaactgtgtattGGGACttattaggtgggtcgtgagccaatttcattcatttcaacattttatttttaatatgttagacttgaggctaccatagtatgtaattgcatttggggaaatgtaacagatctgtacttttaacaggatactgtgaagatgcttttaacaatgatagtaaatggaacttactcctgggtaagtgtaggtaggattgcagcctaggattgttaaaaattgtcctgcttgataatgtcacttcctgtcatgacatcacttccagtgggtcctgacagattctcattctaaaaagtgggtcccggtgctaaaggagtgagaaccattgtattataggattgcagacatagATAAAAGCTAGTTagacatttatatttatatttgccAATGTCTCTCTGCttacctctctctctcatccaatATTTATCGTATGTGCAAATTCagtttgtttttaacatgttggagTTGCTATTTTTGGTGCCTTTTCATGTGTTTGAAAACAATATGTTttgcaataaaaaaatataattttagaGAAAACAAGCAGTTTCTTGTATCCACTTAGATATCTGACCAAGTGTAATATTTACAGTAGAGTTTAAGATCACTGAGAAATAGCCATTAGGTGGCACTGTCCACTGCTGTGCTCAAAATTACATGTTAAAACTGGCATTGCTGGAGGCTTCTAGAGTAGCTGCcaaatatttatttgcttatGCATTTGTAAAAATAGAAGTGATTTATCTTTTTTCCTCTTTGGAAATATAGCACAGCCATACACCCTAGATTCCCTTTTGATTCTGACTTTGTCAGTTCCATTAACACACATGATGGTGGAGACCTACATTagcactgccttgtggcta
This window contains:
- the PJVK gene encoding pejvakin → MRNMFAAATKSFVKQVGDGGRLVPVRSLSEADKYQPLGLVLKKKNCFLSKKSKFVSTPFSLKDILQGEKEISAGISSYQLLNYEDKSDVTTLNGRHGNHLITSAGVNIAGSDSLAVKASFGIVTKHEVEVPVLLRQLTSRRINYEHCLVRQSRESKRTVLCVVMESIRTTRQCSLSVHAGMRGDTMRFHIIDDHNYKGRDKAIVFPAHTTIAFSVFELYIHLDGNFELCVTPESKGGFEKEPSTSFSLTKLKNTLFYRNKRVMNIIAHPDNNYLDDLFADYYEKAASITDISANYLQDGTHIRVNLLNNNIPKGPCSLCGMGSCRRETVYGCLECSSNGQKFVRLHAVPCFDLWHKRVK